The genomic window CCAGGATCCTAGtgtctgtgggacacagggacacgtcACACCAAGAATGGGGAAATAGAGGAGAGGGCATCCCATGACAAAGCTCCTTGGGGTCATGTCACTCCATGGATGGGGTTTTCGGGACACAGGGGACTTGTCACCCTATAGACAGGATCTTGGGGGACAGGGGAAACATGCCACCTCATGGTCAGGGTCCGGGAGGACATACTGCATGACTAGCCTCCTTGAGACATGCCACCCCATGACTGTAGTCCTGGGAGTCATGTCACTCCATGGATAAGGACACAGATGGGGACATCTCATCCCATCCACAGGTGTGTTCTCAGGGGTCCTGTTCCCCTCTAGGTGGGGTCCTCGGGTCCCAGGGATGCCCCTCCAGTGTTCTCCCAGGGCTGGCTCCACTCACCAGTGAACTTCAGGTCAGGGTGCAGCTCATCCTCAAACTGTTTCCCATAGATGGAGGCACCTCCACGGCCTGCATGGGGATTCGGGGGTCAGCAGGAACCCCTGGCACCAGGGAGAGTCGCTGGGAGATTTCAGAGGCCTGCACTCACCAGTACCCGTGGGGTCTCCCCCCTGCACCATGAAGTCCTTGATGATGCGGTGGAACTTGGTGCCGTTGTAGTACCCACGGCGGCTCAGCTCAGCAAAGTTCTTGCAGGTGCGGGGGGCATGTTGCCAGTACAGTTCCAGCACAATTGGGCCCATCCTGGGATGGGaacacagggaatgggaaaggTATCAGAGATGGGGAACAgtaatgggaatgggaaaaggaaatagGGTCATCCCAAAGTGATACCCATATCCTGAGCTTCAGACCAAAGCCAGGGGCTGTGTTGCcagtgcagctccagcaccagcaggCTTATTCTGTGAATGGGAATAGcaggattgggaatgggaacagcaCTGGAAATGGGAACTGGAGACAGGGTCATCACACTGTCACTCCTAAATCCAGTTTCAGACCAAAGCTAGGGGCTTTGCCTGCCAGTACAGCTCCAGCACTGGAGACCCCAtcttgggaatgggaaaaccaGGAACAGGAAcgacactgggaatggggaacaacaccaggaatgggaacaggagaCAGGTCAACCAGCTCTGAACTCCTCCACCCATAGGGTCAATTCTTGCAGCTGCAGGGTGGGGTCATCCCACTGTGATCCCCAAGCCCAGTTGCAGACCAGAGTCAGGGGGCTGTGCTGTTAATACAGCTCCAGCACCAAGCAGGCCATCCAGGGAATGGGAAATAGGaatactgggaatgggaatgagaaCAGGAATGGGGAGGGTACCAGGAAACACCTCAACATGACCCCCCCactccctcctcctccatcccccaGGGTcagtcagggacagggaccacAGGGGTGAGAGGGGATGGGGGGCAATGGGGGCTGTTGGTACTGGGGAACAATGGAACACCAGGAAGACATGGATGGATGGCTCTTGGAACTAGGGGAAACAAGCAGGAATGGCTAATTCTGTGCGGTATCGGGAGACACTGGGGCTAACGGGATACCACGGTGTCACTGGGATCTGCCTGGTACCGAGGGGCCTGGGGGTTACGAACACTatgggggacaccgggggaccCAGGGGCTCCCTAGTACCGGGGCAGAAACCAGGACTAGCTCATACTGGGGGATAACGGAGCTGTCCCGTTCTGGAGACACTGGGAGCTTCTTAGCACCTGTGGAGTTCAGGGTCTGCCTGGTACCGGGGGCTTACGGACACGGGGTAAGAACACAGGTCCTTACCGCGAGGACCAGGGACTCAAGAACACAGGGGCTGCATGGAAGCCGGGGGGAAAGGGAGCGGGCACCGATTTACCCCCAGTGCCGCGGAAGCGGGAGGGACAAAGGGTGGGCAGGGTCTCCGGTGCCGGTACCGGGGCGATGCCCCACCCCTTACGTGGTCTCCATCGAAACGGTGGGCGGCTGCCAGGAGTCGGGCGGGACGGCGGCCATGCtgcggcggcaccggcggcggAACGACCCTCGGGCCCCGCGCTTCCGGGCCACACCCCCAGCTGATGGGGGCGGGGCATGGGGGTGGGGAAGAGCCAATCACTGAGGTGAAAGGCGAGGAGATTGGCCAATCAGAGTGGAGGTTTAAAGGGCGTGGGCCAATCGGACCCCGGGGCGGGCGGATTGGAACGAGACCACGCCCCTTTCGCTAGGCCACGCCTTCTCGGCGCGCGCGGCAAGCGGGAGCCGGGGGCGGTGAGGCGGGGGAGGGGGACGGGGCAGACCGAGACCCCCGGGTGGGGGGAGCCCGCACGGAGCTCGGGGGGCCGCGGAGCGCCGGGAAACCACCTCATGCGGAGATGGGGTGACATGGGGTCGGGGTGACGGGCTGAGATCTGGTAGGGACTGAGGACCTGTGAGGCCTGGACCCCCGGTGGGAGCTGGGACCTTCtcagtgtggggctggggtcaCCAAGGAACTGGGGTGCGGGGCTAGGAGTCGTCGGTGGGGCTGGAAACCTCTTAGTCTGGAGTTGGGACCCCCTCAATGTGGGACTGGGGTCTCCTGGGCTGGGGATGCGGGGCTGGGGGATTCCCCAGGTGTGGGAGAGGGATCGCCCCATTATGGGGCTGAGACCCCAcagcgtggggctgggaggcccaggaatgggaatgggaccCCCCACGGTCGGGTTTGGGGCTGAGACCCCCCCgcctgggagctgggaggtCTAGGAAAGTGGATGGGACCCCCTCAGTGTGTGTGGCTGGGGTCCCTAAGGGATTGGAGTAAAGGGCTGGGACCCCTAGGTACCGGAATGGGGTCCCCTAGCGTGGGGCTGGGACCCCCTGAGGATCAagatgtggggctgggagcccccCGGGATTGGGGTTTAGGGCTGGGCCCCTCTGGGTGTGGAATTGGGGGTCCCCTGGGTGTGGGGCTGAGACCTCCCTGTGGGGTTGGGCCCTCTCAGTGTTGGGCTGGGGTCCCCTGATAGGGACTGGGAACTACCAttgtggcactggggacaatGACACACGGATcagggtgcagggctgggactTCCCAATGTGGCACTGAGGACACCCGGGCTAggggtgctgggctgtgggttCCCCGGGCGGGGGTCGCTGGTGTCACCCCCACCTACTGGCACTGGCAGagccatccctgtccccatcccggctGGCACTGAGCCCGGCGGTGCCTGGCACTGGCTGTGTCACCCGCGTGCTGGCTGGTGCCACCGGGCCCCCGcggggggttggggacacggAGGAGTGGGGAGGGGCAGGTGGGGGGAACCCTGATGGGGTCGGTGGTGActcccccagctcccacaggtgGCCCCAGTGCCCCGAGGCGATGGCCGAGGACCGAGGTACGGCAGCACCAGTGCTGCATGTCCCCTGTGTTTCCCCCCTGGGGCGGGGCGCCGTGGCTCacccctggtgtccccccagATGTTCGATTTGTCACCGAGGAGAGCTTTGACTTCGGCGTGCTGTCCCCGTCTGACAGGTACAGGAGGGTAGTGGGGACAGGGCACCCTGTGGATGGGAACAGGGGGGACAGGGCACCACATGGTTGGGACAGCAGGGACTGGGCACCCCATATTTGGGAACATGGGGAATAGAATGGGACATGGAGGACAGGGACCTCATTGTCAATGTCCCAGGGACAGATCACCCCAAGGATGGGCTTGTGGGGGATGTGGCAACTCATAGCTGGAGTCCTGTGGGCCACAAGGGATATCACATCCCGAAGATGGGGTCCTAGGGGACATGTCACCCCATGAACACGGTCCTGGGGGTCCTGTGGACCTGTCCCCCTCCTAGATGTGGTTCTGGGGGGACGTGTCACACAATGAATGGGGTCCTGGATGGCAGTGGGGGGTTCCTGCCATTTCTTGGCAGTGGCGTGGGGTGCTAATACCACCAttgcccctcccccctccccatcctcagccaggaggaagaggaggatgaggataGCCCAGGCGGGGAGTGCCAGCACCGGGGCGGCAACGGGCGCTGGAGTCCCCTGAGTGGGGCCCGTCTGGAAGAGATGGTGCGGGAGGCCACGCGCCTGGCA from Taeniopygia guttata chromosome 26, bTaeGut7.mat, whole genome shotgun sequence includes these protein-coding regions:
- the PPIL1 gene encoding peptidyl-prolyl cis-trans isomerase-like 1 isoform X2, with protein sequence MGPIVLELYWQHAPRTCKNFAELSRRGYYNGTKFHRIIKDFMVQGGDPTGTGRGGASIYGKQFEDELHPDLKFTGAGILAMANAGPDTNGSQFFLTLGPAQWLDGKHSIFGRVCQGMGVLGRLAMVETNSQDRPLDDVKVIKAYPLG
- the PPIL1 gene encoding peptidyl-prolyl cis-trans isomerase-like 1 produces the protein MAAVPPDSWQPPTVSMETTMGPIVLELYWQHAPRTCKNFAELSRRGYYNGTKFHRIIKDFMVQGGDPTGTGRGGASIYGKQFEDELHPDLKFTGAGILAMANAGPDTNGSQFFLTLGPAQWLDGKHSIFGRVCQGMGVLGRLAMVETNSQDRPLDDVKVIKAYPLG
- the PPIL1 gene encoding peptidyl-prolyl cis-trans isomerase-like 1 isoform X1; this encodes MMGPIVLELYWQHAPRTCKNFAELSRRGYYNGTKFHRIIKDFMVQGGDPTGTGRGGASIYGKQFEDELHPDLKFTGAGILAMANAGPDTNGSQFFLTLGPAQWLDGKHSIFGRVCQGMGVLGRLAMVETNSQDRPLDDVKVIKAYPLG